Below is a genomic region from Ferrovum sp. PN-J185.
CGCAATCGTGTGGCAATTACCTTAAATATCGTAGAAGGGGATTCCTCTGAAATTAAATCTATTAATATTATTGGCGTAAAAGCATTTAAAGAAAAAGAATTATTAGATCAGCTTAAACTCTCAACTCACGATTGGATTAGTTGGTATACCAAAAACGACCAGTACTCAAAACAAAAGCTCAGTGGTGACTTGGAAACATTAAAAAGCTTTTATGAAGACCGTGGTTACCTAGAGTTTGCTATTCTTTCAACGCAAGTTTCTATTTCTCCAGATAAGCTTGGTATTTATATCACTATTGTTATTTCTGAAGGAAAACGCTATACCGTTTCAGACGTTAAGATGGCTGGACGTTTCGTTGTACCAAGAAAAGAGTTAGAAAAACTCATTGAAATTAAAAAAGGTGAGATTTTTTCTCGACAAAAGGTCACTGAATCCATTAAGGCTATGACAGATCGCTTGGCTAACGAAGGCTATTCTTTTGCTAATATCAATGCTAACCCACAAGTTAACAAAGACAATCAAACGGCCTCTTTCACTTTTGTGGTTGATCCAGGCCGTCGTGTTTATGTGCGACACGTTAATATTTATGGTAACGCAAAAACTCGAGATGAAGTAATACGTCGTGAGGTTCGCCAACTTGAAGGAAGCTGGTACTCAATTGCAAAAATCAATCGATCAAAAGAGCGTATTGATCGATTGGGCTTTTTTAAAGAGGTTACTGTAGATACAAAACCCGTTCCCGGTACCACAGATCAGGTTGATGTTAATTTTACTGTGGTTGAGCAGCAAACAGGTTCTATTCAATTGGGTGCAGGTTACTCACAAGTACAAAAAATTATTTTGAGTGGAAGTATTAGTCAAAATAACTTATTTGGAACAGGTAACTCATTAACGCTTGCTTTAAACACTGGTCTAGTCAGCCGTAATGTGTCGCTAACTTATTTCAATCCCTACTGGACTGAGGACGGCATTGGACGATCTTATAGTATCTATGATCAGTCGTTAGATACAACATCTTTAATTGGCGTTAGCCCGTACAGTACTAATACGCTCGGTGCTGATACGCATTGGACTGTACCATTAAGTGAAACTAACGCATATACATTTGGTTTTGGTGTGGAAACAACCAGTGTCAATGTGTATACAGGTAGCCCGCTGCAATATTTGGGATTCGTCAATCAGTTTGGTGATTTGGCTAGAACAATTAAAAGTGACATTGGCTTCACTAAAGATACCCGAGACAGTATTCTCTACCCAACAAGAGGGGCCAATCAGCGTTATCGCCTAGAAGTAGGGTTGCCTGGTGCCGACTTGAAATACTATAAGGCTACCGCTGATGATCAGTGGCTTCATCCCACGTTTAATAAGGATATTACCTTTTCAGCTTCATCACATTTGGGTTATGCCAATGGTTACGGTGGCCAACCCTTAGCCTTCTTTAAAAACTTCTTTGCTGGTGGTCCTAATTCAGTTCGTGGTTATTATCCATTTAGTATGGGGCCTCAAGCACAGGATATTTACGGTAATATTTATAACTTAGGCGGTGCCAAGCTTGCTACCGGAAGCTTAGAGTTTTATTTCCCGTTCCCAGGGTTATCTAACGATCGATCCTTCCGTTTAAGCACATTCTTGGATGGTGGTAATGTTTTTGCGCAGAACCAACCTATTTCAACCAGTCAATTCCGTTATTCTTATGGTGTGGGGTTAAATTGGTATTCACCAATGGGGCCGTTACAATTTAGCTATGCATTTCCCTTTAAAACCCAACCCTATGATAATATTGAGCGATTACAGTTTCAGTTAGGTTCAACATTTTAAGAGAGTACTGATATGAAATTCTTAAGACTAGTTTTAGCAATGGTGCTTTTATCTGCGATTCCAGCAGTGTATGCGGATAACGTAAAAATTGGCTGGATTAACATCGAGCGTATTTTCCGTGAAGCTGCCCCTGCTCAAAAAGCAACTAAAAAGCTCGAAAAAGAGTTTGCTGCGCGTGATGCAGATTTACAACGTTTAGGAAAACAAGCTCGAGACCTACAAACATCGCTAGATCGTGATGGCATGACCATGTCTGAGTCTGATCGTAATGCAAAACAACGAGAGTTAGCTGACTTAAATCGCGAATTCCAACGCAAGCAAAGAGAGTTTCGTGAAGACTTAAATACCCGCCGTAATGAAGAATTAGCTGGTATTCAAGAAAGAGCAAACCAAGTTATTCGTCAGATAGCCGTATCAGAAAAGTATGACTTGATCATATCTGATGTTATTTATGCTAGCCCAACTATTGATATTACTGACAAAGTATTAAAGTCTTTAGCCGATAAACAATAGGTAATCTGTTTGAAGTCTAAGCATTCATTTACTCTGTCGCAGTTAGCTGAACTTTGTGATGTCGAGTTGTCTGGTAATGGTTCCGAGCTTATTAGTGGTATCGGAACCATTGGTGGTGCTAAAAAAGGTGAAATCACTTTTTTAGCGAATTCTCTTTACCGAGATTCTCTTAAAAATACTCAAGCCAGTGCAGTAATTTTATCTACAGTAGATCAATCCTTTTCTCCAACACACTGCTTAATCAGCGCAAATCCCTACGCAACCTATGCAAAAGTTGCTCAGTTATTATTCCCCTTTGATGAAAAACCTTCTCGTGTTCATTCAAGTGCTGTGGTAGCGGATGACGTTGTATTGCCTCAGAGCATTAGTATTGGTGCACATGTGGTGATAGAGTCTGGCGTGCGCTTAGGAGAAGGAGTAGTTATTGAGGCTGGGTGCTATATAGGGCAAGATTGTGTTATTGGTAAT
It encodes:
- the bamA gene encoding outer membrane protein assembly factor BamA, which gives rise to MIKRLLSALLLCSFSLAAFALNSFVIKDIRVEGAQRIEVGTIFTYLPIKVGDKVTDEKASEALKALYGTGFFSDVVLEEDHDVLVVKVHERPAIAKLEINGSKEFPKDQLKEALKSIGLVEGRIYDKSILDKAEKELKRQYLSKGHYAAQVIATVTPMDRNRVAITLNIVEGDSSEIKSINIIGVKAFKEKELLDQLKLSTHDWISWYTKNDQYSKQKLSGDLETLKSFYEDRGYLEFAILSTQVSISPDKLGIYITIVISEGKRYTVSDVKMAGRFVVPRKELEKLIEIKKGEIFSRQKVTESIKAMTDRLANEGYSFANINANPQVNKDNQTASFTFVVDPGRRVYVRHVNIYGNAKTRDEVIRREVRQLEGSWYSIAKINRSKERIDRLGFFKEVTVDTKPVPGTTDQVDVNFTVVEQQTGSIQLGAGYSQVQKIILSGSISQNNLFGTGNSLTLALNTGLVSRNVSLTYFNPYWTEDGIGRSYSIYDQSLDTTSLIGVSPYSTNTLGADTHWTVPLSETNAYTFGFGVETTSVNVYTGSPLQYLGFVNQFGDLARTIKSDIGFTKDTRDSILYPTRGANQRYRLEVGLPGADLKYYKATADDQWLHPTFNKDITFSASSHLGYANGYGGQPLAFFKNFFAGGPNSVRGYYPFSMGPQAQDIYGNIYNLGGAKLATGSLEFYFPFPGLSNDRSFRLSTFLDGGNVFAQNQPISTSQFRYSYGVGLNWYSPMGPLQFSYAFPFKTQPYDNIERLQFQLGSTF
- a CDS encoding OmpH family outer membrane protein — translated: MKFLRLVLAMVLLSAIPAVYADNVKIGWINIERIFREAAPAQKATKKLEKEFAARDADLQRLGKQARDLQTSLDRDGMTMSESDRNAKQRELADLNREFQRKQREFREDLNTRRNEELAGIQERANQVIRQIAVSEKYDLIISDVIYASPTIDITDKVLKSLADKQ